GACTTCCAGCCCCTGCACGATGATGCCCAGATCCAGATCAAGCACCTCGGCAAGCCGATCCTGATCTAACTGGCAACCCTGTTTTATCAGATCCTGATATAGATATTGCTTCACAGCCTGTGCTAGAGGCTCATGAGAGGCGTTATGCTCAAGTGCTAATGCTGCCAGATCATCGATCATGCGATGCAGGGTGTTTAAATAAATGACGGGCTCATCCAGCTGGCCAAAATGTGTTAAATACATCCTTTCTGGATGCCATGCCATTAGACGGTCAATCGAGGCATGCCACGCCGCTGGATCAAACTGTACCGGTGTGGTTGGTGGAAAAATAAAAGAGTGCCCTTCATAATCAAGCTCATGATAGACAATGCCAAAGGTGTCTCCAGTAAAAAAACCTCTGCTCTGCTC
Above is a genomic segment from bacterium BMS3Abin11 containing:
- a CDS encoding metallo-beta-lactamase superfamily protein, whose product is MRDSVGKIIPVDENRVIEADDSYCFRLGERKLRVIDTPGHARHHFCVWDEQSRGFFTGDTFGIVYHELDYEGHSFIFPPTTPVQFDPAAWHASIDRLMAWHPERMYLTHFGQLDEPVIYLNTLHRMIDDLAALALEHNASHEPLAQAVKQYLYQDLIKQGCQLDQDRLAEVLDLDLGIIVQGLEVWLSRQSEGK